The Sporomusaceae bacterium FL31 sequence TGTACAACATAAAAAAGGCTTTCAGAATTTGGTAATTGATTGGCTTCAATGAACTGTTAGCAGCAGTTCAAAGCCATCATAGCTAGTATTCCCTGTATATCTGACTAGTATCAGGACTGAGTCTAGTCATCATATTGCCGCTAAAATATAAAGGGGTGTCTCCTAACGGTCAAATACCGCAGGAAACACCCTCTATTCCTCTTCCTATGATTCGTCAATCACTCCAAAACCTGTTTACCACAGCACCCGGGCTGCCGCATTGGCCAGCTCAGCCAAAGGCTCTGGGTAAATCCCAATAAACAAGGTGGCAAACATACTGACCATAGCGACCAACCTAAGCGAGCCACTTACGTGAAGCCTGCGCTCATCTCCGGTCTTACGGCTATACATGGCTTTAACCACCAGAATATAGTAGTAGACTGATATCATCGACATGACAAACCCTAGAATAACCAACCACAAATAACCTTGACCGGCGATGGCCATAAAGAGATATAGCTTTCCGGCAAAGCCGGCCAGGGGCGGAATACCGGCCATGGAGATCAAAGAAAGGGTCATGGTCAGTGCCAGTAACGGTGACTTGTGTGATAAGCCGCTAAAAGCCTCAATCGCATCTGAACCACTATGCTCTTCAACAGCAACGACTACGGCAAAAGCGCCGACAGTAGCAATCATATAGAGCACAATATAAAACAGCATTCCTTTAACCCCGGCGGCATTGGCTGCCAGCAGCCCGGATAGGATATAGCCGGCCTGTGCCACTGAGGAATAAGCCAGCATACGCTTAATGCCAGTCTGCCAAATCGCCACCACAATGCCGACAATCATGCTCAGAGCAGCCAACACACTCAGTACCGGCGCCCAGTACAGCTTGAGTCCGGCAAAAGCCACCAGAAACACCCGCATCAGTACGGCAAAAGCAGCAGCCTTCGACCCCATAGCCAACAGGGCGGTAATGGGCGTGGGTGCCCCTTCATAAACATCGGGCGCCCACATATGAAACGGCACAATGGATAATTTAAAACAAAACCCGACTGTTATGAGTCCCAGCCCCATCAGAATAGCCGGGCTGGCAGCCATATTGGCGGCAATTTCTTTGAACAGCAAACTGCCCGTAAATCCATAGATCCAGCTTATGCCATACAGCAGCACAGCACTGGAGGCCGAACCTAAAATCAGGTATTTAATCCCGGCTTCACTGGATTTTATCTTGGCCATATCAAATCCAACCAATACATAAAAAACCACAGCCATAATTTCCAGCCCGATAAAGACAGTCAATAAATCATGCGCTGAAGCCATAATCATCATGCCGAGCAGCGCAAACAGCAGCAAAGCATAAAATTCACCGCTGCTTTCTGTAAATTTTTCTACATAATCAAACGAGAACAAAATAGTCAGCAGCGTTGCCAACAGAAAAACCTGTTTAAAAAACAGGGCTAAACTATCCACGACAAAGAAATCTCGGTATACTGTACCCGCTGTCCCATATTGGGTAAACGTATACAGCAGCACACCTAATATGCCACAGACTGCGAGATATCCCAGACTTCGGCGCGCTTCCTGACGCGGCAGTAATAAGTCAAAGCAGATAAGCAGCACTGCTAGAAGAACAATAGCAATTTCACTGGTTAAAAGCGCAATATTCACTAAAAAACACCTCCCAGCAAGGCTGGTGCAGCCTGTAAATGCTGAACAACCAGCGCTAAGGCCGGTTCCATACCGCTGTTAACCATACCCATGAGCATTTGCGGAAAAACACCAAATAAGATTAAAACCGAGCCTAAGACCAACAGCGGAACCAATTCCACTCCTGCAGCATCACGGCACTGGTCAAATTCGGCCCGCCGCGGGCCAAACAGAACATTGGCCAGTATGCGCAATATATATAACGCTGTAAAAACAATTCCACTAATGGCCAGTAACGTATAGCCGGGATAAGCGCGAAATGCTCCTACAAAGATGGTAAACTCGGGAACAAAGCCAATCAACCCAGGTAAACCTAATGAGCTCATTCCGGCCAGCATAAACCCAGCAGCAATTCTTGGCATTTGGTGCGCCAATCCGCCCAAATCCGGAATATAACGAGTCTTGGTTTTATCATCTACCAGCCCGATCATGGCAAAGAACAAAGCGCTCATCAGGCCGTGTGCAACCATATTGGCAACAGCGCCGTCAATGCTGATCAGATTTAAGGCCGCAAAGCCCAGCAGAATATAGCCAATATGGGAAATGGACGAATAGGCCATGACATATTTTAAATCTTTCTGCGCAATGGCCACAAAGGCCGCATAGAGAATATTGACCACCGCAAACAAGGCAATAAACGGCGCCCAAAAGGCGACCCCAGCCGGCAGCACCAGTAAGCCAAGGCGGATCAATCCATATGCACCAACCTTCTTTAACACTGCTGCATGAAGCATGGATACCCCGGTGGGTGCGGCGGCATAGCCATCCGGAGCCCAGCTGTAAAAGGGCCACATCGAAAGGGTGGAGCCAAAACCGAGCAGCAAGAGAAAAAAGATCACAACCTGAACAGGATCGGACAAATTGCCGGCAGCCTGAGCCAAGGCTTCCATATTAAAAGTCCTTAGTCCGTCCGGTAAGGCGAATAGATAGAGCGACACGACACCGGCCAGCATAAAAGCCGAACCTAGTAATAGGTATATGGTTAATTTCATGCCGGCATATTCTCTGGACACCCGTTTATCCGAACCCCAGCCCAGCACCATCAGATAGCTCGGCACAATCCCCAGTTCATAAAACAATAAGAAAATAAACAAATCCCGGCTGATAAACGTACCGATTGCCCCTACGATGAGCAGCAGGAGGTGAATAAAAAACTCTTTGGGGCGGTCACTGACATTCCAGGATACAAAAATGGTTGAAAAACCCACCAGCACGGTGAGCAGCAATAACGGCAACGAAATACCGTCCACGCCTAAAGCATAGCTCACTCCCAGCTCTCTAATCCAAGAGATCTGTTCGACAAACTGTACTCCGCCAAGACCAACATCATAGGCCCAATACGCGTACAGGGTTAAACCAAGCACGGCAGTCATGATGGCTGCAGACATCAGTTTTACCGCTTTATCGGCACTGCGCGGCAGGCAGGCCAGCAGCACAATTCCAGCAACTGGTATTAATAAAATTGCAGTTAATAATGGAAAACCAGCCATTTAGTAACCTCCCCCGGCCAGCAAGCCCTTGAGTAACGGATCAAACAGCAGCCAGAGTAAGAGCAGCATTGCCGACCCGAACATGACTACCCCATACAAACGCAGATTGCCGCTTTGTCCCCTGCGCAGCAGGTTGCCCAATTGATAAACCAATCCGGCTATCCCCTTTAAAATGCCTTCAACGACGTTAAGCTCCAGCCAGTTCAGCAATCTACCGCAGCCGTCCACAAATGTATGATTCAGCCACAAATACGCCTCATCCAGATAGTACTTATGATAGCTGAGCTGGTAAAATAGGCCGCAGCGCTGCGAAAGCCTGGCTGCGGAGAACTTCCCTGAGCCATAAATCATCCACGCCAGCCCCATGGCAGCCATTGCCAGCAGGGTCGAGCTGCCGGCAATACTCCAATTGAGAGCCGCATGGGCTGCCGGGCCAAACCGTACCCACTCACCAAAGCCAGCTGTATAAGGTATATAGCCGCCAATAACAGCTAGAATCCCCAGCACCACCAGCGGCAGCCGCATGGAGAATGGAGCCTCATGAGGCTGGTTATCAGGCTTTTCGGGTCCGAAAAAGACCACAAATAACAGCCGGGCCATATAAAAGGCAGTCATAAAGGAAGTAATCACAGCAATGGTATAGAGAGGTTTACTCACCTCAGCTACAGCCAGTAAAATTTCATCCTTGGAAAAAAAGCCGGCAAACGGCGGAATCCCGGAAATCGCCAAGACACCGATGGTCATGGCGGCAAAAGATACCGGCATCTTACGGCGCAGGCCGCCCATAGAGAAAATATCGCTTTTTCCAGGCAGTCCATGCAGAACGGCCCCGGCCGCTAAAAACAACAGTGCTTTAAAAAACGCATGGGTCATCAAATGAAACAGCGAGGCGGTTACGCTGCCAACACCGAGCGCCAGCATCATATACCCCAGCTGACTAATGGTCGAATAGGCCAAAATCCGTTTAATGTCCCGCTGTGTCAGCGCTATGCTGGCAGCAAAACAAGCCGTAAAAGCCCCAACCCAGGCAATCACAACCATGGCCTGTGGCAAAGCACTGAATAAAAAGAAGCCTCTGGCCACCAGATACACTCCAGCTACCACCATGGTGGCAGCATGAATGAGCGCCGATACCGGCGTTGGGCCTTCCATGGCATCAGGCAGCCAGACATGCAGCGGAAACTGCCCTGATTTCCCAATCGGGCCTATAAATAACAGCAAGGCCACGATAGTCAGCAATCCGGTACCGTGCTGCACAATATAAGCTGGAACATAGGCGGACAGCACCTGAAAATCCAGTGTACCAAAAACTATTTGCAGCAATAGAATGCCGATCAATAAACCAAAATCTCCAATCCGGGTCGTCATAAAAGCTTTCTTGGCTGCTTCCCGGGCTGAGATTTTATAAAAATAGTAACCAATCAGCAAATAAGAGCATACGCCGACCAGTTCCCAGAATACAAACAACTGAATAAAATTGACTGCAAGCACCAGTCCCAGCATAGCAGCCGCAAACAGGGACAAATAGGCAAAGAAGCGCCCGAAGCCTTCATCCCCATGCATATAGCCGACAGAATAACACTGAACTAATAGTGCAACCAAAGTAACCACGACCAGCATCATCGCTGACAAAGGATCAAGATAGACTCCCATGTCTACCGATAATCCCGGCAGGGCAAGCCACGGAGTGCGCTGAATAAAGGGCTGATCAACGGTGATGCCCTGTGCCAGCACACCTGCGCCCACTCCTACTGCCAACAAAAAACTGATCAGACTCACCCCAATAGAGACCACTGCCGCTAAGGCGGGAATGCGCCGCATAAAAAGTCCGATTACCACACAGGCCATTGCCGGCAGTAATGGAATAAGCCAGGCATGAACCAATGCATATTGACTAAACAAGCTCGTCACCTACTTTCTGATTCTCCATACTACCAGCGCATTTCATCAAGCCTTGCAACATGCACGGTATTACGATCACGATATACGCGAAAAAACAGGGCCAGTCCGACAGCCACTTCTGCTGCCGCTACCGTAATGGTAAAGATGGCAAAAACCTGTCCTGTTAAAATTTCCGGGGTAATATAACGCGAGAAAGCTACTAAATTCAGGTTAACGGCATTTAACATCAGCTCAATACCCATTAATATCCCGACAATAGTCCGTTTGGTCAACACACCATACAAACCAAGGGCAAACACGATAGCTGCTATCGCCAAAAAATGAGTTAACCCAATCATTCTGCATTCACTCCTTTAGCCAGTACAATCGCTCCGATCATTGCAGCTAGCAGCAGCACTGCCGCCGCTTCCATCATAATCATGTAATCGGTCAGAATGAGCTGAGCCAGAACATCTGGAGTATCCTGAACCGGCCCGGCCGCAGAATAGCGCCAAGGCGTATATAGAACAACACCAAGCGTTACGGTTACAAACAAGCCGCTTAAAGCAGCAACCCAGGCTGATGAACTGTTTTCATCGGTTTCATTAGTTCCATGGCGGGTACTCCGGCGAGTCAGCATCGTACCAAGCACAAACACAATCGCAATCGCCCCGTTATAAACCAAAATCTGCACAGCAGCCAAAAAATCAGCCTGCAGCAGTACATAAAGCCCGCCCAGACCAATAAAGCACAATGCCATAAGCAGTGCGCTATGCACCAGATTATTCTTGGTCACAACCCCAAAAGCTGCTCCCACCGTAATGGCGCCAAAAACCACAAAAGCAATGGTATAAGCTAGTTCATTCATCCCGCAGACCTCCCCGGAACAGCAGCATCCTCGGCTGTCTCAGCCGTTTTCTTGAGTGAATGCGCCAGGCAGTCGACATCCAGTTCTTCACGGAAGTAACGGGCATTTTCATAGTTCTTATCCCAGCAAATGGCTTTGGTCGGACAAGCCTCAACGCAATAGTTGCAGTATAAGCACAGCCCGGACTGATATACATAGGACGTTAAGTAACGCTTCTTCTGCTCATTCATCCCAGTGGTCAGGCGGATCACGTGATTAGGGCAGGCCATGGCGCACAGCCCGCAGGCAATGCATTTATGATGATCCAAGTCCAGCTCACCACCGCGAAACCGCGGCGGCATAGTTAATTTTACTTCGGGATACTGTAAGGTTACTTTCTTGCGAAAAAAGGACTTCAGCGTAATGCCCATTCCCTCCAGCAGTCCTTTACCCAGCATAGCTTGCACCTCCTAGAGATAAAACTTATATACGTAAATACCGATCCCGGTCAGCACAACATTGGCTAAAGCCAGCGGCAGCAAAACCTTCCAGCCAAAAGACATGAGTTGGTCAATTCTAAGACGGGGAAAGGTCCAGCGAAACCACATAAACAAAAAGATCATGGCACCGACTTTAATGAGAAACCAAAGCCAGCCTGGCAGCCAGGGACCGCTCCAGCCGCCTAAGAATAACGTGGCAGCAATGGCTGACGCAGCCAGTAGGTTGGCATATTCAGCAAGAAAGAACAGCGCCCAGCGCATGCCGGTATACTCAGTAAATGGACCGGCAACCAGCTCCGACTCCCCTTCGACCAAATCAAATGGTGCCCGATTGATTTCAGCGGTAGCGGTAATCATATACACCACAAAAGCAATCGGCTGAATCACGATAAACCACACCTGTTGCTGAGCAGCCACGATGGTGCTCATCCGCAGCGAGCCAGTCAGCATCACAATCCCCAAAATCGAGAGAACCATCGGCACTTCATAGCTCAGCATCTGAGCCACCGTCCGCATGCCGCCTATCAAAGAATACTTACTATTGGAAGCCCACCCGGCCATCAGAAACGGCAAAACGGACTGGGATGATACGGCAATAAAATAAAAAATTCCGATGTTTAAATCAGCAAAAATAGCCTGATAATCAAAAGGAAATACCGCAAATACGGCAGCAGCCGGAATAAACAGCAGCATTGGCGCTAAAATCCACATCCATTTGTCAGCCCCGGCCGGCATAATATCTTCCTTCGTCATCAGCTTGATCATATCGGCAATGGTCTGCATGCTCCCTCCCGGACCCACCCGGTTAGGGCCTGACCGCAGCTGCATATAGGCACTGATTTTTCGCTCGGTATAGACCAAGACCACAGCCGATAATGAAATAATCGTAAAAATTGCTCCAATATTGAACAGGTTCATGACAATGTCCACCCACTGCGTTTCCGGCAGATAGGCGGTTAAAAAGACTCTGACCAGCCTGGCAAGTTCATAAAGCCCCGTTATTCCTTGCATACACTACAACACCCCTCTCAAGTTCAACAATCTACCTCTCCCATCAGCGAATCCAGCGTGGCCAGGACCGCGACCACATCGGCCAGCAGCAATCCCTGACAAGTCTCGCTCAGAGCCTGTAGATTAATAAACGAAGGACGGCGCACATGCAGACGATACGGTTTGGTCGAGCCATCACTCACAATATAATAGCCTAGCTCGCCACGCGGGTTTTCAATCGAATGATAAATCTCACCAACCGGCGGCTTGAGCACCTTGGGCAGTTTTGTCAGTACCGGCCCTTCGGGCAGCTGCTCCAGCGCCTGCTCGACAATACGGGCACTTTGCTGCATTTCTTCCATCCGCACCAAATATCGATCCCAGCTGTCACCAGTTTTTCCGAGTGGCACGGCAAAGTCAAACCGGTCATAAAACCCATAAGGCTCGGCTTTACGCAAATCATAGTCAACGCCCGAAGCACGCAAGGCAGGTCCGGTCAAACCAATCGCCAGCGCTTGTTCTCCAGTAATGACCGCATTATCCTTCAAACGGTGGTGCAAGATCTCATTGCCGGTCAGCAAGCCGTGCTTTTCGGCCAGCATGCCCGGAAATTCGGCCAAAAACTGGCGAAGGGCCGGGATAAACTCAGAAGGTATATCTTCAGCAACACCGCCAAAGCGGATATAACTATAAGTCTGCCTGGCACCGCAAGCCATATCAAATAAATCCAGAATCCGTTCACGATCACGAAAACCAAACATCATGCCAGTAGAAGCACCAAGATCAATGGCCAGCGACCCCATAAAAATCAGATGGCTGGCAATCCGGTTCAACTCAGTCATGATAATGCGCAGGTACTCAGCCCGTTCTGGAATAACAATACCCATCAATTTTTCTACGGTCTGGCAATACCCCAGGTTATTGCCCATAGAGGAAACATAATCGAGTCGGTCGGTATAGGGAATAAACTGTGCATAGGTGCGGCTTTCAGCTAACTTTTCAATACCGCGATGCAGATACCCCATGCGCGGTGTGGCTTGGACGACCCGTTCACCATCCAGCTCAAGCACGACCTGCAGCACACCATGGGTACTGGGATGCTGCGGCCCCATATTCAGCGTATAAGTCTCTGTCTTTACCATGAATTAATTCCTTCTTCCTCCGGTAGTATACGACTTGCGCAAAGGATGCCCGGTAAAATCATCAGGCAGCAAAATACGGCGTAAATCCGGATGACCGTTAAATACTACACCCAATAAATCGTAAATTTCCCGTTCCTGAAAATTGGCTGAAGGCCAAATTGCCGTCACCGATGGCACCTCAGCGTTTTCGGCTAAACAGCGGGTTTTTAATAATACAGCCTGCCGCAGCGGCAAAGAATATAAGTGATAGACAATTTCCAAGTAGTCAGGGTAATCCACTGCGGTCAAGTTCCGCAGCATATTAAATTGATAACACTCATCGTGCTTGAGCACCTGTACCAAATCAAGCAGTCGTTCCCGTTCAACCAGTAAACATTGCTGAGTATCCTCGCCAATGATTTTGATATCTTCAGGATACAGGGCTTGAATGGTTTCGGCTAATGGGTTATTGTGCAGGCTCTCGCTCATGATTTTTTCCTCGCAACCTCAGGATGATTAATCTTGCGTTTTAGTTCCAGCATGCCATGAATCAAGGCCTCCGGCCGCGGCGGACATCCCGGAATATAAACATCGACCGGCAGAATCTGATCCACACCGGGAACAACGGAATAAGAATCGGCAAAAGGCCCTCCCGAATTGGCACAACTGCCCATAGCAATGACATACTTCGGCTCAGGCATCTGCTCATATAAACGTTTTAACGGTCCGGCCATTGCCCAGGTCAGAGTTCCGGCTACAATCAACAAATCGGCCTGACGCGGCGAAGCGCGGAACACCTCATAGCCAAAGCGCGACAAATCAAAGCGGGCGGCCGCAGCCGACATCATCTCAATAGCACAGCAGGCCAAGCCCGAAGACAGCGGCCACAGCGAATTGCTGCGAGCCCACTTCAATACGGCGTCAAAACTGGCTAAGATGATATTTTTTTGCAGTAAATCCTGCTCCGCTTGGGAGCGCAAATCCGTTACTTCCATTCTAGGGCTCCTTTCTTCCAGGCATATCCCAGCCCGACCACCAGAATACTTAAAAAGATAAACATTTCAACAAAAGCAAATGTTCCTAACTGTTGAAACTTAATGGCCCAGAGATATAAAAAAACCGTCTCAATATCAAAAGCCACAAACACCAGCGCATACAAGAAATAGCTGGCCCGGAATTGAATCCAGGTCTCACCAACGGTATCAACGCCGCACTCATAAGGCAAACATTTCTCGGGACTTGGTTTGCGGGGCCGCAATAAATATGCGGTTCCCAGCGCTATAACCGGAAACACTACGGCAACCGCCAGCAATAACCCGATACTGCCAAACTCCTGTAACATGCTTCTCCCCCTCCTCTGACCGAACAATTGCTACTATGCAACCTTAGTAATAAAACAATTTTCTTTGGACTTGTATTTTGTATTCACATAAAATTCACAGGAAATCCCATGGTTCAAACCGTTCTCGCTGATGCTTTTCTTACTAGCCGTTATCATCGGCATATCACTTGCGGTCTGTACTGCCAGACATCCTAAATTCTTGCACCTTCATGGTAAAATCTTATCAGATAACCATGAATCTGATTATATTTACAAAGTTAAAAAAGCAGTGAGCTTAGTTTTACACCAACTAAACCCACTGCCTAGTTTTTTTAGTTTAAAAAGATACTTCCAGAAAGGACATTTTACTAAATTATAGGCTGTTCAGTCTTGCTCAGTTGGACAAATTGACTTTAAAAGCCATTCTAATCAAGATAAGAAAAGCGAAGCAAAAAGAACGTCCCCTTGCTTCTGCAGGAAGAAGCACAGGGACGTTCTTTTTGCTTCTTTTTTTGCTTCACCCTGGATCTAAATAATTCAGCTCGTCTAACGTTAATGAAAAGCTTGGGGCAAAGACTTCCATAAAATAACTTACTTCAGGTAAAGAACTTTCTTCCAGTTCTTTTTTGATCATATGATAAGCCACGGTAAATTCCTGATTTCCAACCTTCATTTCCTCAAGACACTTTAAATACGCACTGATTTTATCGGCAGCTTTAACAAGCTGCCATAATTCTGCATCTTCCTCTTGCTGAATTAATAAATTTAAGTAGCCCCGTTTTAATGGATCAGGCAGCAGGTTATGCATTTTTTGCTGTGCCATATTCTCAATATCTTTGTAAACCGTGCGAATTTGCGGATTAAAATATTTCACCGGTGTAGGCAAATCGCCGGTAAAAACCTCTGAGACTTCATGATACATCCCCATCAACGCAGCCTTTCCAGAGTCAACGTCCCCGCCAAAATAGGTATTGCGAATTTCAGCCAGTCCATGGGCAATCATGCCAACTTGTAAACTATGCTCTTGAATATTCTCAGAAACGGTATTCCGCATCAGCCCCCAGCGCTGGATAAACTTCATCCGGGACAAAAAAGCAAAGAAATGACTCATGTTATCACCCTCAAAATGTCGTTATTTCATTAAATATTTTAATTGCAAAACTATCACTCATTCCAGAAATATAATCAACGATTGCCTGAATATAATCTTCTTTGTTTTCAAGATGATACAATACCTCGTTCTGATATTTATTCACCTTCAAATTCCGGTGTTCGATAGTTGCATATTTTTGCAGCCAATCAATAAAGCTGGCCACTAATACTGGATAGATGGCCTGATAGCGCTTAAGCTTCGCAATCGTCCTTTTTCCGTTATAGCCATTGAGCAAGGTCTGATAAATGCTTTGGATAATCAGCCTGGCATAAGATTTATAATTATTAAGCCGCTCATGTTGATAAATGTACTTATAGTTAAACCTTTTTAAAGCGTTCATCAGTTCCAAATATTTAGGTGAAAAAGCAATTCCTTTTGCCGGTGAGCTGGTATGGCATAAGTCAACAATAAAATCGTGCATCAGCAAGGTATTGGTAATTTCATTAGCCTTGGCATCCCCAAAATCCCGCCCGATTTTAATTAACTCCTTGACTTCACTCACCGTTAATACCTTGAGTAACAATGCGTCCTCAATATCCCGCCCCAAATAGGATATCTTATCAGCAATTTTGACTACGCAGCCCTCCCAGGTATAGGGTGCGCATTGGTTTGCTTTCTCAATCGAATATAAATCAATATAGTCCTTGCGTGGAAAAATCGAATTCTCATCAACTTCACCGCAATGACAGACGATGCCGTCTCTAACCGCATAGGTCAAATTTAGATTGCGCTCTACCCCTTCTTTGTCAGGCAGTGTTTCGCATTTATCTACAAATCTCAGGCTGTTTTGTTCATGCCAAAAGGTTTTTCCTAGTTCCTTGTGCACGATTTCCTTTAGAAATTCCTCTCCGGTATGTCCAAAAGGAGCATGCCCCAAATCATGACCGAGGGCGATTGCATTGATCAGTTCAGTATTCAGCCCTAGATAACTGGCGATGGTGTAACTCACCGAGGCAACATGATTCACGTGCTCAATCCGGGTACAAATATGATCATGGCGGGTTGCAAAAAACACTTGGGTTTTATGCTTTAGCCGTCGATAAGCGGTGCTATGTAAAATTCGGGTATAGTCGCGGGCAAATTCACTGCGAATATCGTTGGCTTTTTTGTATATCGGATTAACCCGGCTAATATACTGCTCCCAGTTTTCATTTCCCTCACAGGCACTAACCTGACTAAACAGACCGCGTTCCATATCAACACCTCCATGATTCGCATAAGCCAAAACAACTTCTTAATTAATACATTCTGTGTAAATCATTCATGCTGAATGCAAAAAAACCTGCCAAATCATGAAGCAATTGACAGGTTTTAATCAATTTATTGCAGATGCTGCAATATACCAACAGACTGCCAATTGCTGGAGGAATCCTTGACGGATATAGAGTACTTTAGTAGAATAACCCTAACTACGATAAAATTTAAATGCTTCAGATAAATGGTTTCGAATTCATGATTCATTAACCTGTTCTAGAGGTGGTGTTCGCCATGTTGAGAAATTGGAAACCGTATATATTGGGAGCCGTTGCAATGTTCGTGCTGTTGTCAGGACTTTATCTGTTTTTCATT is a genomic window containing:
- the nuoB_1 gene encoding NADH-quinone oxidoreductase subunit B; amino-acid sequence: MEVTDLRSQAEQDLLQKNIILASFDAVLKWARSNSLWPLSSGLACCAIEMMSAAAARFDLSRFGYEVFRASPRQADLLIVAGTLTWAMAGPLKRLYEQMPEPKYVIAMGSCANSGGPFADSYSVVPGVDQILPVDVYIPGCPPRPEALIHGMLELKRKINHPEVARKKS
- a CDS encoding deoxyguanosinetriphosphate triphosphohydrolase-like protein, which gives rise to MERGLFSQVSACEGNENWEQYISRVNPIYKKANDIRSEFARDYTRILHSTAYRRLKHKTQVFFATRHDHICTRIEHVNHVASVSYTIASYLGLNTELINAIALGHDLGHAPFGHTGEEFLKEIVHKELGKTFWHEQNSLRFVDKCETLPDKEGVERNLNLTYAVRDGIVCHCGEVDENSIFPRKDYIDLYSIEKANQCAPYTWEGCVVKIADKISYLGRDIEDALLLKVLTVSEVKELIKIGRDFGDAKANEITNTLLMHDFIVDLCHTSSPAKGIAFSPKYLELMNALKRFNYKYIYQHERLNNYKSYARLIIQSIYQTLLNGYNGKRTIAKLKRYQAIYPVLVASFIDWLQKYATIEHRNLKVNKYQNEVLYHLENKEDYIQAIVDYISGMSDSFAIKIFNEITTF
- a CDS encoding hydrolase, encoding MSHFFAFLSRMKFIQRWGLMRNTVSENIQEHSLQVGMIAHGLAEIRNTYFGGDVDSGKAALMGMYHEVSEVFTGDLPTPVKYFNPQIRTVYKDIENMAQQKMHNLLPDPLKRGYLNLLIQQEEDAELWQLVKAADKISAYLKCLEEMKVGNQEFTVAYHMIKKELEESSLPEVSYFMEVFAPSFSLTLDELNYLDPG
- the nuoA_1 gene encoding NADH-quinone oxidoreductase subunit A — encoded protein: MLQEFGSIGLLLAVAVVFPVIALGTAYLLRPRKPSPEKCLPYECGVDTVGETWIQFRASYFLYALVFVAFDIETVFLYLWAIKFQQLGTFAFVEMFIFLSILVVGLGYAWKKGALEWK